In Camelina sativa cultivar DH55 chromosome 16, Cs, whole genome shotgun sequence, a single window of DNA contains:
- the LOC104751881 gene encoding probable signal peptidase complex subunit 1, translating to MDWQGQKLVEQLMQILLVISGVVALVVGYATESFRTMMLIYAGGVVLTTLVTVPNWPFYNLHPLKWLDPSEAEKHPKPQVVPVASKKKFSKK from the coding sequence ATGGATTGGCAAGGGCAGAAACTGGTGGAGCAGCTGATGCAGATCTTACTGGTGATCTCCGGCGTAGTCGCGTTGGTTGTTGGATACGCAACGGAATCGTTCAGGACGATGATGCTGATCTACGCAGGTGGTGTTGTTCTCACGACTCTGGTCACTGTACCTAATTGGCCTTTCTACAATCTTCATCCTCTAAAGTGGTTAGATCCGAGTGAGGCCGAGAAGCATCCCAAACCTCAAGTTGTTCCCGTTGCTTCTAAGAAGAAATTTTCTAAGAAATAG
- the LOC104751880 gene encoding peroxidase 17-like — MSLLHHLILYLTLLTVVRGDILRPRFYSKTCLEAESIVRSEMKKAMMREARSVASVMRLQFHDCFVDGCDASVLLDDTPNMLGEKLALSNINSLRSFEVVDDIKEALEKACPGTVSCADIVIMASRDAVALTGGPDWEVKLGRKDSLTASQKDSDDIMPSPRANATYLIDLFQRFNLSVKDMVALSGSHSIGQARCFSIMFRLYNQSGSGKPDPALEPGYRTKLEKLCPLSVDQNVTGDLDATPHVFDNMYFKDLVSGRGFLNSDQTLYTTPETREYVKMFSEDQGEFFKAFQEGMVKMGDLQSGKPGEIRSNCRVANRRPVDALLES; from the exons atgtctcttcttcaccatctcatCCTTTACCTAACACTCTTGACGGTAGTCAGAGGAGACATTCTCCGGCCAAGATTCTACAGCAAGACATGCCTTGAAGCTGAATCCATAGTAAGAAGCGAAATGAAGAAAGCTATGATGAGAGAAGCAAGAAGCGTTGCTTCAGTCATGCGTCTCCAATTTCACGACTGTTTCGTCGAT GGATGTGACGCATCTGTGTTGCTTGACGACACACCAAACATGCTTGGTGAGAAACTCGCACTTTCCAACATCAATTCTCTTAGATCTTTCGAAGTCGTTGACGACATCAAAGAAGCTTTGGAGAAAGCTTGTCCTGGTACTGTCTCTTGTGCCGACATCGTTATCATGGCCTCTCGTGACGCCGTTGCTCTT ACAGGAGGACCGGATTGGGAGGTGAAGCTAGGGAGAAAAGACAGTTTAACAGCGAGTCAGAAAGATTCAGACGATATAATGCCGAGTCCAAGAGCCAACGCTACTTACTTGATCGATCTCTTCCAAAGATTCAATCTTTCTGTTAAAGACATGGTGGCTTTATCCGGGTCACACTCGATTGGTCAAGCTCGGTGTTTTTCTATCATGTTCAGACTTTATAACCAATCCGGGTCTGGTAAACCGGATCCAGCTCTCGAACCGGGTTACCGTACCAAGCTTGAAAAGCTTTGTCCTTTGAGCGTAGACCAGAACGTGACCGGAGATCTAGACGCAACGCCTCATGTTTTTGATAACATGTACTTTAAAGACTTGGTCTCAGGGAGAGGGTTTCTCAACTCTGACCAGACTTTGTACACGACTCCTGAGACGAGAGAGTATGTGAAGATGTTTAGTGAGGACCAAGGCGAGTTCTTCAAGGCGTTTCAAGAAGGGATGGTTAAGATGGGTGATTTGCAATCTGGGAAACCTGGAGAGATTAGGTCTAATTGTAGGGTTGCTAATAGAAGACCTGTTGATGCATTGCTTGAATCTTGA
- the LOC104751879 gene encoding pentatricopeptide repeat-containing protein At2g22410, mitochondrial-like: MNISNVRKAKLLLLHRPLIPKLNRSLYSYSQRRTRSLPHHRDKPINWNSTHSFVLHNPLLSLLEKCKFLFHLKQIQAQMVLTSLILDPFASSRLIAFCALSESRYLDYCVKILRGVDNPNAFSWNVTIRGFSESESPKESFLLYKQMLRHGCCECRPDHFTYPVLFKVCADLGLNSLGHMILGHVLKLRLELVSHVHNASIHMFASCGDMGNAQKVFDESPVRDLVSWNCLINGYKKIGDAEKAIQVYKKMESQGVKPDDVTMIGLVSSCAMLGNLNLGKEFYEYIKEHGLRLTVPLANSLMDMFSKCGDVHEARRIFDNLEKRTIVSWTTIISGYARSGLLDVSRKLFDDMEEKDVVLWNAIIGGSVQAKRGQDALALFQEMQTSNTKPDEITMIHCLSACSQLGALDVGIWIHRYIEKRNLSLNVALGTSLVDMYAKCGNISEAINVFHGIQTRNSLTYTAIIGGLALHGDASTAISYFDEMIDAGLAPDEITFIGLLSACCHAGLIQAGRDYFSQMKSRFNLNPQPKHYSIMVDLLGRAGLLEEADKLMENMPMEADAAVWGALLFGCRVHGNVALGKKAAKKLLELDPTDSGIYVLLDGMYGEANMWEDAKRARRMMNERGVEKIPGCSSIEVNGVFVEFIVRDKSRPESEKIYDCLHCLGRHMGRSSLSVLYLDMTLLRS, from the coding sequence CCTCTTCTTTCACTGCTCGAAAAATGCAAGTTTTTGTTCCATTTGAAGCAAATTCAAGCTCAGATGGTTCTCACTAGCTTGATTCTAGACCCATTCGCTTCAAGCCGGTTAATTGCTTTCTGCGCGTTATCAGAATCAAGGTATCTCGATTACTGTGTGAAGATTCTGAGAGGTGTTGATAACCCTAATGCGTTTTCTTGGAATGTAACGATTAGAGGATTCTCCGAGAGCGAGAGTCCTAAAGAATCGTTTTTGTTATACAAGCAGATGCTTAGACATGGTTGTTGTGAGTGTCGACCTGATCATTTCACTTACCCTGTTTTATTCAAGGTTTGTGCTGATCTTGGGTTGAATAGTTTAGGTCACATGATTCTCGGGCATGTTTTAAAGCTGAGATTGGAATTGGTTAGTCATGTTCATAACGCGTCGATTCATATGTTTGCTTCTTGTGGTGATATGGGGAATGCGCagaaggtgttcgatgaaagtCCTGTGAGGGATTTGGTTTCTTGGAATTGTTTGATTAATGGGTATAAGAAGATTGGGGATGCAGAGAAGGCGATACAGGTTTATAAGAAAATGGAGTCTCAAGGAGTTAAGCCGGATGATGTGACGAtgattggtttggtttcttcttgtgCAATGTTGGGGAATTTGAATCTTGGGAAAGAGTTTTATGAATACATTAAAGAACACGGACTGAGATTAACAGTTCCTCTTGCGAATTCTCTGATGGATATGTTTTCAAAATGCGGAGATGTTCACGAGGCGCGGAGAATATTTGATAACTTGGAAAAGAGAACAATCGTGTCATGGACTACGATCATTTCAGGCTATGCTAGAAGTGGTCTGCTTGATGTTTCAAGGAAACTTTTCGATGATATGGAAGAAAAAGATGTTGTGCTGTGGAATGCAATAATCGGTGGATCAGTCCAAGCCAAGCGTGGTCAAGACGCTTTGGCATTGTTCCAGGAGATGCAAACGAGTAACACAAAGCCTGATGAAATCACCATGATCCATTGCCTCTCTGCGTGTTCTCAGCTTGGTGCTCTTGATGTTGGCATTTGGATTCATCGTTACATCGAGAAACGCAATCTTAGTCTCAACGTTGCGCTAGGAACTTCATTGGTCGACATGTATGCCAAGTGTGGTAACATCTCGGAAGCTATTAATGTTTTTCACGGAATTCAAACAAGAAACTCGCTTACATACACAGCTATAATCGGAGGTTTAGCACTTCACGGAGATGCATCCACTGCTATATCATACTTTGATGAAATGATTGATGCAGGATTAGCCCCTGACGAGATCACTTTCATAGGGCTACTGTCAGCTTGTTGCCATGCTGGATTGATCCAAGCAGGCCGTGATTATTTCTCTCAGATGAAGTCTAGATTCAACCTAAATCCCCAACCGAAACATTACTCTATAATGGTTGATCTGCTAGGGAGAGCCGGGCTATTGGAAGAAGCGGACAAGCTCATGGAAAATATGCCAATGGAGGCGGATGCTGCAGTTTGGGGAGCGTTATTATTCGGTTGCAGGGTGCACGGTAATGTTGCATTGGGGAAGAAAGCGGCTAAGAAGCTTCTCGAACTTGATCCGACTGATAGTGGGATCTATGTGTTGTTGGATGGCATGTATGGAGAGGCTAATATGTGGGAAGATGCAAAGAGAGCGAGGAGGATGATGAACGAGAGAGGTGTAGAGAAGATTCCTGGTTGTAGTTCTATCGAGGTTAATGGAGTTTTCGTTGAGTTCATCGTTAGGGATAAATCGAGACCGGAATCTGAGAAGATCTATGATTGCTTACATTGTCTTGGAAGACATATGGGGCGGAGCTCGTTGAGTGTACTTTATTTGGACATGACATtacttagaagttag
- the LOC109129545 gene encoding uncharacterized protein LOC109129545, which yields MTVGYSVQSDLGVACGKRALLMETSTKQNSILKQETSSLTDKSSPERERLF from the exons ATGACAGTTGGATACAGCGTACAG AGCGATCTTGGCGTGGCGTGTGGGAAGCGGGCACTGTTGATGGAGACATCAACTAAGCAAAATAGCATTCTCAAGCAAGAGACGTCGTCGCTCACAGACAAATCCTCACCGGAGCGAGAGCGActcttc